In one window of Bdellovibrio bacteriovorus W DNA:
- a CDS encoding transposase (COG2963 Transposase and inactivated derivatives) — protein MGSFTAKDRKDLENNQNVLKVTTSNVTYTPEFKVKALKLRQDGLMPSEIFKDAGINLSLFGKDYPRKCIQRWAKMSQKDGGLKKERRGVNSTGRPKGLRFKSAEEEIAYLRAENDFLKKLHALEARYANKKSSR, from the coding sequence ATGGGTTCATTTACAGCAAAAGATCGCAAAGATCTTGAGAACAATCAAAATGTTTTAAAGGTAACAACCTCTAACGTTACCTATACTCCAGAGTTTAAGGTTAAGGCTTTGAAGCTCCGTCAAGATGGGCTAATGCCTTCAGAAATATTTAAAGATGCCGGAATCAACCTTTCTCTCTTCGGCAAAGACTACCCCAGAAAGTGTATCCAGCGTTGGGCGAAGATGTCTCAAAAAGACGGTGGATTAAAGAAGGAGCGTCGAGGAGTTAATTCTACTGGGCGCCCCAAGGGGCTTCGGTTTAAATCAGCAGAAGAAGAAATTGCTTATTTGCGCGCGGAGAATGATTTCCTAAAAAAGCTCCACGCCTTGGAGGCAAGATACGCAAACAAGAAAAGTTCGCGTTAA
- a CDS encoding ABC-type zinc and manganese transporter, ATPase component — MNFLELLDIYKFAIAASAIMAAALAMIGAHWTARGKATQIFVLGQGSSLGIVLGLALNVLMDVDLHGLNLAMGFVLGGATLFLSERFLSKRADRSFAYLTMFICFMSLTYIITSLTPALESHMAASYFGDIAVMSNTAAFLNLALGAFAFVLLIKYWKSLTRTSFEIANQSLIHRSWQGWFFDLSTIALTTVAVQNLGYLFTTGSLFVATTFASSQAKGVRQYRNRLCIIAAVGSILGFLSSLISTEIPTAPAMIIAQVLVGLIVYVKK, encoded by the coding sequence ATGAACTTTCTAGAACTCTTAGATATATATAAATTTGCAATTGCAGCTTCTGCTATTATGGCAGCTGCCCTTGCGATGATTGGGGCCCACTGGACAGCTCGTGGAAAAGCGACGCAGATATTTGTTCTTGGCCAAGGCTCTTCTTTAGGTATCGTCCTAGGACTTGCACTGAATGTTTTGATGGATGTTGACCTTCACGGTCTCAATCTTGCCATGGGATTTGTACTTGGCGGAGCGACCCTTTTTCTTTCTGAGCGTTTCCTCTCTAAGCGAGCCGATCGAAGTTTTGCTTACTTAACAATGTTCATCTGCTTTATGTCGCTCACTTATATTATCACCTCTTTAACGCCTGCTTTGGAATCCCACATGGCGGCTTCTTATTTTGGTGATATCGCAGTGATGAGCAACACCGCCGCCTTCTTAAATCTTGCGCTGGGTGCTTTCGCATTTGTTTTATTAATAAAGTATTGGAAGTCTTTGACCCGTACCTCCTTTGAAATTGCAAATCAGAGCCTTATTCATCGCTCGTGGCAAGGATGGTTCTTTGACTTAAGTACGATTGCCCTAACAACGGTGGCTGTTCAAAACCTTGGCTATCTTTTCACCACGGGTTCACTCTTTGTCGCTACGACGTTTGCCAGCTCTCAGGCTAAGGGAGTTAGACAGTATAGAAATCGCCTGTGCATCATTGCGGCGGTCGGAAGTATTCTGGGTTTTTTAAGTTCGCTGATATCAACAGAGATACCCACAGCACCGGCTATGATTATTGCTCAAGTGCTCGTCGGCCTTATTGTCTACGTAAAGAAATAG
- a CDS encoding sensor histidine kinase (COG0642 Signal transduction histidine kinase) gives MIGLIHFRWIAIVCLLLGMVPLLRWDYLEPQRVPYFVAVLLLLSFFNILSQSIWKVKSEQKSILVHLTVDLLAAAGILFVSGSALNPFTSILCVHAFLGGMLLQKRYTYLFGIVLMLLLGLLQFETYMEVSVRMGKHVDEMILPFMSQWVLIAGSWFVSYYFSHLLHKNELRIRALQNQQHQADRLKALGALTAGFSHQLATPMNSLNLRMERGIRKLDFNVAEAKEEFVKAEVSLAECVKVFRHMASVFSRSATTELQSVEIQKVLSELLDVWEKENQISVERLLIESPLVCRIQLLAFSQTFFDLLDNALEAGDESSKISVRLYKKENEVVIEVVDQGAGLSEEMLSRLGEPFVTSKVHGNGLGLYSAGMMAQASGGAFRIFNNQSRGATAQITLPEEQNDGSR, from the coding sequence ATGATTGGATTGATTCACTTCCGTTGGATAGCAATAGTCTGCCTGCTTTTGGGGATGGTGCCACTTTTGAGGTGGGACTATCTAGAGCCCCAGCGAGTTCCTTATTTTGTCGCTGTCTTACTGCTTCTGAGTTTCTTTAATATTTTGTCGCAATCGATCTGGAAGGTGAAGTCTGAACAGAAGAGCATTCTGGTTCATCTGACCGTGGATCTCTTGGCGGCAGCGGGGATTTTATTCGTCAGTGGTTCAGCCTTAAATCCATTCACCAGTATTCTCTGTGTTCATGCCTTCTTAGGTGGGATGCTTTTACAGAAGCGCTATACCTATCTTTTTGGAATTGTATTGATGCTTCTCTTGGGACTTCTGCAATTTGAAACCTATATGGAGGTTTCAGTGCGTATGGGAAAACACGTGGATGAAATGATTCTTCCATTTATGTCCCAGTGGGTTCTTATCGCCGGTTCGTGGTTTGTGAGTTACTACTTTTCTCATCTTCTTCATAAAAACGAATTGCGCATTCGGGCTCTGCAGAATCAACAGCACCAAGCCGATCGCCTGAAGGCCCTAGGAGCTTTGACGGCAGGTTTTTCTCACCAACTCGCAACGCCGATGAATTCCTTAAACCTGCGAATGGAAAGAGGAATCCGAAAACTCGACTTCAATGTGGCCGAGGCAAAGGAAGAGTTTGTAAAAGCTGAAGTTTCACTAGCAGAGTGTGTTAAAGTTTTTCGCCACATGGCCTCTGTATTTTCTCGGTCTGCCACTACAGAGCTTCAATCCGTAGAAATTCAAAAAGTTCTTTCAGAGCTCTTAGACGTCTGGGAAAAAGAGAATCAAATCTCTGTAGAGCGCCTATTGATTGAAAGCCCGCTTGTTTGTCGCATTCAACTTCTTGCATTTTCTCAGACGTTTTTTGATCTCTTGGATAATGCTTTAGAAGCTGGGGATGAAAGTTCCAAAATTAGTGTGCGACTTTATAAAAAAGAAAATGAAGTGGTGATTGAGGTTGTGGATCAAGGGGCAGGGCTTAGTGAAGAGATGTTGTCTCGTCTGGGCGAGCCCTTTGTAACATCAAAGGTTCATGGGAACGGGCTTGGCCTCTACTCAGCGGGAATGATGGCACAAGCTTCTGGCGGAGCCTTTAGAATTTTTAATAATCAATCGCGTGGTGCTACAGCGCAAATAACTTTGCCGGAGGAACAAAATGACGGTTCAAGGTAA
- a CDS encoding putative transposase (COG2801 Transposase and inactivated derivatives), with translation MLLQKYFWINMNLKKVRRLMKKHGLRTVIRRKNRSRQVWVEGDEHRASPNILNRNFNVQKKDTVYSTDITYLDYGLGKRAYLSAVKDLATKEIVHYTVSASATLNIALRGLEDLFSQKPKHIIMHSDQGSHYTSKIYRDLLSKWEITQSMSRKGNCLDNAPIESFFGHLKDEAELRDCNTYEELVAEIDRYIKYYNNERPQWDLKGKTPAECRGFT, from the coding sequence ATGCTTTTACAGAAATATTTTTGGATCAATATGAACTTAAAGAAAGTCCGTCGTCTTATGAAAAAGCATGGACTTCGAACTGTCATCCGCAGAAAGAATAGATCTAGGCAAGTTTGGGTAGAAGGAGATGAACATAGAGCAAGCCCGAATATTCTTAATAGGAATTTTAATGTCCAAAAGAAGGATACTGTGTATTCGACAGACATTACTTATCTTGATTATGGACTTGGAAAACGAGCTTATCTATCGGCAGTAAAGGATTTGGCAACGAAGGAGATCGTGCATTACACCGTTTCAGCAAGTGCAACTTTAAATATCGCACTTAGGGGCCTCGAAGATCTTTTTAGTCAAAAGCCCAAACATATCATTATGCACTCAGATCAAGGCAGCCACTATACTTCAAAGATCTATCGAGATTTATTAAGCAAGTGGGAAATAACTCAATCAATGTCACGTAAGGGAAATTGTTTGGACAATGCTCCGATAGAAAGTTTTTTCGGACATTTAAAAGATGAGGCAGAGCTTCGAGATTGCAATACATATGAAGAGTTGGTAGCAGAGATAGATCGTTATATTAAATACTATAATAACGAACGACCCCAATGGGACTTAAAAGGAAAAACCCCGGCAGAGTGCCGAGGTTTTACTTAA
- a CDS encoding transcriptional regulatory protein zraR (COG2204 Response regulator containing CheY-like receiver, AAA-type ATPase, and DNA-binding domains), with translation MLRVLVVDDDQGLRLSVKSTLSTANHFEVDEAFDGVNALEKIKASEQKYDLVILDVDMPRMNGLEALRQIKEFDPGIIVIIMTAHATLNDAIQAVKDGAYNYLQKPVAGDDLLTLIDKAVTAHNLISNAAASAPVMVEAGRKIIGHTSQMQKVFNIIHRLAKVDTPVLIRGSSGTGKELVAKAIHYNSARKDEKFVAINCSAIPENLFESELFGHEKGSFTGADQRKIGKFQFAEGGTLFLDEVGDMPQLMQVKILRVLQEKVFTPVGSNREFPTNVRIIAATNRPLEEMIKVGSFREDLFYRLNVVPIFLPALAERKDDMEHMVNIFIKKFNVAHGKRINGISADAMAVLKKHEWPGNIRELENVIEHAFVLETSNIVTIASLPESLLLATGTNLIDMPLMTESAQTLSENVSAAVSAHAHLPETGMSADLEDGDDLEAGDFSGETLDFNAEKEAFEKEFIIKALKTFRGRINQTALHANIPKKTLLRKIEKYGIVAKDYIN, from the coding sequence ATGCTTAGAGTTTTGGTTGTTGATGACGATCAGGGCTTAAGACTGTCGGTCAAATCGACTCTTTCTACTGCAAATCATTTTGAAGTGGACGAAGCTTTTGATGGGGTAAATGCACTTGAGAAAATCAAGGCCTCAGAACAAAAGTATGACTTAGTCATTCTTGATGTCGATATGCCACGCATGAACGGCCTTGAAGCCCTTCGCCAGATTAAAGAATTTGATCCTGGAATTATCGTTATCATCATGACAGCCCATGCAACTTTAAACGATGCGATTCAAGCCGTTAAAGATGGTGCTTATAATTACCTACAAAAGCCAGTCGCTGGTGATGACCTTCTAACTCTGATTGATAAGGCCGTTACTGCACATAATTTGATCTCTAATGCCGCTGCTTCTGCGCCAGTGATGGTAGAAGCAGGTCGTAAAATCATTGGCCACACTTCTCAAATGCAAAAGGTGTTTAATATCATTCACCGTCTTGCAAAAGTAGACACGCCTGTGCTGATTCGTGGTTCTTCTGGAACAGGTAAAGAGCTTGTTGCTAAAGCCATCCACTACAACTCTGCTCGCAAAGATGAAAAATTTGTTGCGATCAACTGTTCGGCGATTCCAGAAAACCTTTTTGAATCTGAGCTTTTCGGTCACGAAAAGGGTTCCTTCACAGGAGCTGATCAAAGAAAAATTGGAAAGTTTCAGTTTGCTGAAGGTGGAACTTTGTTTTTAGATGAAGTCGGCGACATGCCACAACTCATGCAAGTAAAGATCTTGCGTGTTTTGCAAGAAAAAGTCTTCACTCCAGTAGGCTCTAACCGCGAGTTCCCAACCAACGTGCGCATTATCGCAGCGACAAACCGTCCTCTAGAAGAAATGATCAAAGTGGGTTCATTCCGTGAAGATCTTTTCTATCGCTTGAACGTCGTACCTATATTCTTGCCAGCTTTAGCCGAAAGAAAGGACGACATGGAGCACATGGTGAATATCTTTATTAAGAAATTCAACGTTGCCCACGGTAAACGCATTAACGGAATTTCCGCAGACGCGATGGCTGTTTTGAAAAAACATGAATGGCCTGGGAATATTCGTGAACTTGAGAACGTTATTGAACATGCTTTTGTTCTTGAGACTTCAAACATCGTAACAATCGCTTCTCTTCCAGAGTCTTTGCTTCTAGCAACTGGTACGAATTTGATCGATATGCCATTAATGACAGAGTCGGCTCAAACTCTTTCTGAAAATGTGAGTGCCGCAGTTTCTGCTCACGCACACCTTCCAGAGACAGGTATGTCAGCAGATCTTGAAGATGGTGATGATTTAGAAGCAGGTGATTTCTCTGGCGAGACTTTAGATTTTAATGCCGAGAAAGAAGCTTTTGAAAAAGAGTTTATCATCAAGGCTCTTAAGACTTTCAGAGGTCGCATCAATCAGACTGCACTTCACGCCAATATTCCGAAGAAAACACTTCTTCGCAAGATTGAGAAGTACGGGATTGTGGCAAAAGATTACATCAACTAA
- a CDS encoding hypothetical protein (COG0597 Lipoprotein signal peptidase), giving the protein MKKKYIWLLIISTLFIAIDQVTKIYVHTHFHLGESVPVIQNFFNLTYVRNFGAAFGFLAESHPSFREIFFLAMPPIALVIILGILRGVKDNDTWQIIALSSIFGGAIGNYIDRLRFRYVIDFLDFHLYNKWSWPAFNVADMAIVGGVGLLLVMMFFENKKKESAAADSTTDPATETH; this is encoded by the coding sequence ATGAAGAAAAAATATATCTGGCTTTTAATTATCTCCACGTTATTTATCGCAATCGATCAAGTAACTAAAATCTACGTTCACACGCACTTTCACTTGGGCGAGTCCGTGCCAGTGATTCAGAACTTTTTCAATTTAACTTATGTAAGAAACTTTGGCGCAGCCTTTGGCTTCTTAGCAGAGAGTCACCCCTCGTTCCGAGAGATCTTCTTCCTAGCAATGCCTCCGATTGCCCTGGTTATTATTCTTGGCATCCTAAGAGGTGTTAAAGACAACGACACATGGCAGATCATTGCTCTTTCTAGTATTTTTGGTGGAGCTATTGGTAATTATATTGATCGCCTGCGCTTCCGTTACGTCATCGACTTCTTGGACTTCCATCTTTACAACAAGTGGAGTTGGCCAGCGTTTAACGTCGCAGACATGGCTATCGTTGGCGGCGTAGGACTTTTATTAGTCATGATGTTCTTTGAGAACAAAAAGAAAGAATCAGCCGCTGCAGATTCAACAACAGACCCAGCCACAGAGACTCATTAA
- a CDS encoding sensory transduction histidine kinase (COG0642 Signal transduction histidine kinase), which produces MSENESKATSPSTNRKLRFLLLRVLFAAGFAFLMTQINLEYVESYLYDLRLRSKPFDRTADNIELIYITPKTVQDYKGWPSADDQELLLKRLLEAGASTVIYDFNLNEVPGSIDEKNLWEGTIVDAASVFVAGRVTPLKGEEDSLFLPDPLEKISLYPAPKTTDLVNFAKDGVTRRMILTYQGRPLLPLRVAGLYNPEILDIQKVRGRFDFYGTDQAYIDFHKARTFPSVEFTEAFQAENLKRFKDKIVILGSDLGMDESEYIMSPFNREVMALTRIELLANTIDTLIRNSGPIRLPTSVAWALILLASLLTTHIVLTLKPTKGLLILLITLVGFAFICTMIFWGAGLWVPMAGPILTILLCYYFFIPYRLIIEHRRSWEYFQKNRLLSQVEELKSNFISMMSHDLKTPIARIQGMTDMILADKVQLSSQQREAVDTIKSSSDDLLKFISAILSYGKIESEGVQLRLQSRDINTLLEEVIRKHEFLAKLKRIQVISELEPLFPVSVDADLMKQVLSNLVENAIKYSPEDTKIMVSSEETPTHVVIQVADQGPGIPTDELQNIFMKFFRSKNTKSSPIKGSGLGLYLAKYFTELHGGRIFVESSHGKGCTFTVELPIEQGGTHA; this is translated from the coding sequence ATGTCAGAAAACGAAAGCAAAGCCACCTCCCCTTCCACAAATAGGAAGTTAAGATTTCTATTGCTGCGAGTTCTTTTCGCGGCGGGCTTTGCTTTTCTGATGACCCAGATCAATCTGGAGTATGTCGAATCTTACCTCTACGATCTTCGTTTACGCTCAAAACCCTTCGATCGCACTGCCGACAATATTGAGCTCATCTATATCACTCCGAAAACTGTTCAAGATTATAAGGGCTGGCCTTCAGCCGATGATCAAGAGTTGCTCCTCAAACGACTTCTTGAGGCGGGTGCTTCGACTGTTATTTATGATTTTAACTTAAATGAAGTGCCTGGCTCTATTGATGAAAAAAACCTTTGGGAAGGAACCATTGTCGATGCGGCCTCAGTGTTTGTCGCCGGCAGAGTTACTCCCCTTAAGGGAGAAGAGGATTCTTTATTCCTGCCAGATCCACTAGAGAAAATCTCTTTGTATCCAGCTCCCAAGACGACAGATCTTGTGAACTTCGCAAAAGACGGCGTCACTCGTCGTATGATTTTAACGTATCAAGGTCGCCCTCTGCTGCCCCTTCGAGTGGCCGGATTATATAATCCAGAAATCTTAGACATTCAAAAAGTGCGCGGTCGATTTGATTTTTACGGTACAGACCAAGCCTATATTGATTTTCATAAAGCCCGTACTTTCCCCTCTGTTGAATTCACAGAGGCTTTTCAGGCAGAAAATCTTAAACGCTTTAAAGATAAAATCGTGATTCTAGGTTCCGATCTTGGAATGGATGAATCTGAATACATTATGAGCCCCTTTAACCGCGAGGTCATGGCGCTCACTCGTATTGAGTTACTTGCTAATACTATTGATACATTGATTCGCAACTCAGGCCCGATTCGCCTACCGACATCAGTAGCTTGGGCACTAATTCTTCTGGCTTCTCTATTAACGACTCATATCGTTTTAACTTTAAAACCAACAAAAGGGCTCTTGATTCTTTTAATCACCCTTGTGGGTTTTGCGTTTATCTGCACAATGATCTTCTGGGGTGCGGGTCTTTGGGTTCCGATGGCGGGCCCTATTCTTACGATTCTACTTTGTTATTACTTCTTTATTCCTTACCGCTTAATCATCGAGCATCGACGTAGCTGGGAGTACTTTCAAAAGAATCGCCTCTTAAGCCAAGTCGAAGAACTTAAGTCGAACTTTATCTCTATGATGTCCCATGATCTTAAGACCCCGATTGCGCGCATTCAGGGAATGACTGATATGATATTGGCTGACAAGGTTCAATTGAGCTCTCAGCAGCGCGAGGCCGTGGATACGATTAAGAGCTCTTCAGATGACCTCCTAAAATTTATCAGCGCGATTTTAAGTTATGGAAAGATCGAAAGCGAAGGCGTTCAGCTTCGCTTGCAAAGTCGTGATATCAATACACTGCTGGAAGAAGTCATCCGCAAGCATGAGTTCTTAGCAAAGCTAAAACGCATTCAGGTCATTTCTGAACTGGAACCTCTTTTTCCGGTTTCTGTCGACGCGGATTTAATGAAACAAGTCCTTTCAAACTTGGTGGAAAACGCGATTAAGTACAGCCCTGAAGACACCAAGATCATGGTGTCTAGCGAGGAAACCCCGACCCACGTGGTGATTCAAGTGGCCGATCAGGGACCGGGTATTCCTACAGATGAACTGCAAAATATTTTCATGAAATTCTTCCGCTCTAAGAATACTAAAAGCTCTCCTATCAAAGGATCGGGTTTGGGCCTTTATTTGGCTAAATATTTCACGGAATTACATGGTGGAAGGATCTTTGTAGAATCTTCCCATGGTAAAGGCTGCACTTTTACGGTAGAACTACCCATCGAACAAGGAGGCACACATGCTTAG
- a CDS encoding manganese/zinc ABC transporter ATPase (COG1121 ABC-type Mn/Zn transport systems, ATPase component), protein MMLLKALDLQPLDIEKNAITRPLSFQVHSGIVTLIKGENGSGKSTLLKVLLGLHKNFRGSFQIDLTSSDIRYLPQLGNLQFHIPMTLSDFFKKPHTSQSPLLQGLNLQKFWNTASGGERQKVLLAAALEDTPRLLILDEPFNHIDEKSCTVIEEGLLQYNKSHPESAIVIVSHRALSLPWPNIQTVELP, encoded by the coding sequence ATGATGCTTCTTAAAGCCCTTGATCTCCAACCTTTAGATATTGAAAAGAATGCGATCACTCGACCGCTTTCTTTTCAAGTTCATTCAGGAATCGTTACCCTTATCAAGGGTGAAAATGGCTCTGGCAAGAGCACGCTCTTAAAAGTGCTCTTGGGTTTGCATAAAAACTTTCGGGGAAGTTTTCAAATAGACCTCACTTCATCTGACATTCGTTATCTTCCTCAGTTGGGGAATCTACAGTTTCATATTCCAATGACCTTGTCTGATTTTTTTAAAAAACCGCACACTTCACAAAGTCCTTTATTACAAGGTTTGAATTTGCAAAAGTTTTGGAACACAGCTAGCGGCGGCGAGAGACAAAAGGTTTTACTAGCGGCTGCCTTAGAAGACACCCCTCGTCTCTTGATTCTTGATGAGCCCTTTAATCATATTGATGAAAAGTCTTGCACTGTCATCGAAGAAGGACTTTTGCAATACAACAAGTCTCATCCAGAAAGTGCCATTGTGATCGTCTCTCATCGCGCCCTTTCTTTGCCATGGCCCAATATTCAAACTGTGGAGTTGCCATGA
- a CDS encoding ABC-type metal ion transport system, periplasmic component (COG0803 ABC-type metal ion transport system, periplasmic component/surface adhesin): protein MKNIFFLAVLFFSSPSLAKIQVVTTLPDIAEIVSKVGGEAVSVESLLNGNEDPHYAESRPSYILKLRKADLVCFVGMDLESAWLLKSLERSGNKKVQENIARCDLGKKIEALDIPTGVINRSLGDVHAHGNPHYLLSPKRIQVVASAIAQELSQIERSQKEKFEENARAFNLSIQSLYEKLQKEIKPALVMEYHKEFTYFFSDYGLKSWGSLEEKPGMPPSSKRIADVATKAKAEGVKVLLATPSSPHKVLERFTELSGIPVAIIPSYVQTSKTTQAGSIEDLQKLLKDAVSK, encoded by the coding sequence ATGAAAAACATATTCTTTCTGGCAGTTCTTTTTTTTAGCTCCCCGTCTTTGGCAAAGATCCAAGTGGTGACGACTCTTCCAGATATTGCAGAGATTGTCTCTAAGGTTGGCGGAGAGGCGGTCTCTGTCGAAAGCCTCCTCAATGGTAATGAAGACCCGCACTATGCAGAGTCTCGCCCCTCTTATATTTTAAAACTTCGCAAAGCAGATCTCGTCTGCTTTGTCGGGATGGATCTTGAATCTGCTTGGCTGTTAAAATCCCTAGAAAGATCTGGAAACAAAAAAGTTCAAGAAAACATCGCCCGCTGTGATTTAGGAAAAAAGATCGAAGCCTTGGATATCCCAACAGGGGTGATTAATCGCTCCTTAGGAGATGTGCACGCTCACGGAAATCCGCACTACCTCTTATCGCCAAAGAGAATCCAGGTTGTTGCCAGCGCTATTGCTCAGGAGCTTTCCCAGATTGAGCGCTCTCAAAAAGAAAAGTTTGAAGAGAACGCTCGCGCCTTTAACCTAAGCATACAGTCTCTTTATGAAAAGTTGCAAAAAGAGATCAAGCCCGCTCTGGTGATGGAGTATCACAAAGAGTTTACATATTTCTTTAGTGATTATGGCTTAAAGAGTTGGGGATCGCTGGAAGAAAAACCAGGAATGCCACCTTCTTCTAAACGGATTGCTGATGTCGCCACGAAAGCAAAAGCCGAGGGAGTGAAGGTTCTATTAGCAACGCCCTCTTCTCCTCATAAAGTTTTAGAAAGATTCACCGAACTTTCAGGAATTCCAGTTGCCATCATCCCGTCCTATGTTCAAACATCAAAGACTACACAAGCTGGTTCTATCGAGGATCTGCAAAAACTCTTAAAGGACGCGGTCAGCAAATGA
- a CDS encoding two-component system, regulatory protein (COG2204 Response regulator containing CheY-like receiver, AAA-type ATPase, and DNA-binding domains): MTVQGKKLLLIEDDSGLREVLTEELEERGVHVTAYAQLPSIESLPLFDWALVDLRVGSETSMNLIADLRKKFPELKIVMMSGFGSVASAVKAMQLGAHSFISKPVNPEMIITAFSDEPVQEESLDQHVSLARMEREYIDYVLQSSDGNITQAAKKLGLHRQSLQRKLRKNIPK; encoded by the coding sequence ATGACGGTTCAAGGTAAAAAATTATTACTGATCGAAGATGATAGTGGCTTGCGCGAAGTTCTTACTGAGGAACTTGAAGAGCGCGGTGTTCATGTGACAGCCTATGCGCAACTTCCTTCGATTGAGAGTCTTCCCCTGTTTGATTGGGCCTTGGTTGATTTGCGCGTGGGCTCAGAGACAAGCATGAATTTGATTGCTGACTTAAGAAAAAAGTTTCCAGAATTAAAGATTGTTATGATGAGTGGTTTTGGCAGTGTGGCTTCTGCAGTGAAGGCAATGCAATTAGGCGCTCACAGTTTTATTAGTAAACCCGTAAATCCAGAGATGATCATCACGGCATTCAGTGATGAGCCTGTGCAAGAAGAGAGCTTAGATCAGCACGTCTCATTGGCGCGCATGGAGCGTGAGTATATTGATTACGTTTTGCAAAGCTCAGACGGAAACATCACTCAGGCTGCCAAGAAACTCGGACTCCATCGCCAAAGCTTGCAGAGAAAACTTCGAAAAAATATTCCAAAGTAA
- a CDS encoding hypothetical protein (COG0745 Response regulators consisting of a CheY-like receiver domain and a winged-helix DNA-binding domain): protein MSGFWGTDHLAALLYQIYCTILTERLVRTNEKARLFEILNRELFEAQSAIAKGGGGRVLLIEPDKKQQLPIRMALGGTGVQLDIAGDIETGRNYFSQSAYDIILVEEECVEVLKEITEQKLAPFAVLLTKKDVSGNLAVLEKNRYVDFIISRDAEDKNSTIRYVLTALSKLLNKDLFGIEKYLTWGVEIKSTQVQSSKQRDQMKEDIFSYFKSMGVRSTVLDRVNTVAEEMLMNAIYDAPVDSSGKSLFNHLSRKEEIKLDTHQQSVLSYASDGVLLAVSVRDPFGSLTKNIIVDYLLSCYNGQAGSLNSGKGGAGRGLHQIIENADLTIFNVKQGVRTEVICLFNVDGQKREAQPSFHYFFT, encoded by the coding sequence GTGTCCGGATTTTGGGGTACAGATCATCTTGCCGCTCTTTTATATCAGATTTACTGCACAATTCTAACCGAGCGTTTAGTTCGCACGAATGAAAAAGCGCGTCTTTTTGAAATTCTTAATAGAGAGCTTTTTGAAGCTCAAAGCGCGATTGCTAAAGGCGGCGGTGGTAGAGTTCTTTTGATTGAGCCCGACAAAAAACAACAGCTTCCGATCCGTATGGCACTCGGTGGGACTGGGGTTCAATTAGATATTGCGGGTGATATTGAAACGGGCCGTAATTATTTTTCACAAAGCGCTTACGACATTATTCTTGTTGAAGAAGAATGTGTTGAGGTTTTAAAAGAAATCACAGAGCAGAAGCTTGCACCTTTTGCGGTCCTTTTGACTAAAAAAGATGTTTCTGGAAACTTAGCAGTGCTGGAAAAGAATCGCTATGTGGATTTTATTATCTCCCGCGATGCTGAAGATAAAAACTCAACCATTCGCTACGTTTTAACGGCTCTTAGCAAGCTTCTAAATAAAGACCTCTTTGGCATCGAGAAGTATCTGACTTGGGGAGTGGAGATTAAATCCACTCAAGTTCAGAGCTCAAAGCAAAGAGATCAAATGAAGGAAGACATCTTTTCTTATTTCAAATCCATGGGAGTCCGCTCAACCGTTTTGGATAGGGTGAATACCGTGGCAGAAGAAATGTTAATGAATGCGATCTACGATGCGCCGGTGGATAGTTCTGGAAAATCACTGTTCAATCATCTGTCGCGAAAAGAAGAGATCAAGCTCGATACCCATCAGCAATCCGTTTTAAGTTACGCTAGTGATGGTGTGTTGTTAGCGGTCTCTGTAAGAGATCCATTCGGATCACTTACAAAAAACATCATCGTCGACTATCTTCTAAGTTGTTATAATGGCCAGGCGGGTTCTTTGAACTCGGGCAAAGGTGGCGCTGGGCGCGGACTTCATCAGATCATTGAGAATGCAGATTTAACCATTTTCAATGTGAAGCAAGGAGTTCGTACAGAAGTTATTTGTCTGTTCAATGTGGACGGGCAAAAGCGCGAGGCTCAGCCCTCATTCCACTATTTCTTTACGTAG